The nucleotide sequence TTTCGGAGTCTGAAAGTCGTCATCACTCTCGGCTGCTTCAACATTCACGCTTGCTTCATCATTCACAGCTGATTCGTCATCGAGAGATAAAGAAatcacttcattttcttcagttTCCCAAACATGCTCACTAAAATCATGCCCCTTCTTTATCATCTCCATCAGAACCTTGATTCTGTCATCCTCCACATCATCATCTCTGCGAAACGCCTGAGCTTTGACAACATCATAATTTCCTGTCCATGAGATGTATGGGTAGATGTCATCCTACACAAGACAGGGAAATACAGTTAGATACTAACTACTCATTTCAAACCGGAAAGAGTCgtcataaatagataaaattaccTTGGGTGTAATAATCTCCTCCAAGCGAATGATCTCCTCATATGACACCTTCGCAGCTCCCATCCAGTTTATGCATCTAGGACCGTccttgaaacccttatccaGCTTTTTTCCACAAAGCTTCCCGATTTTTGGCACCgcttccattgcccaaatctgCAAGGCGTATGAGAAGCCATCCAAGACATAGCTAGTGGTCTTTTCCTTCAGTTGGGAACGATTTTTGGCTATGGATTTGCAGAGAAGGTCATAAGCAGCAACTCCCCAAGGATACCTTCGAACTCTGTCAAGATCCATGACCACCGCGATGTACTTCAGGGGGATATTAGCCTTCTCATCTCTCGCCAATACCACACAAAGAATGATCGCCAAGTAGATAAGACGTATGCGATCTGCATTCTTCCATTTCTTTACAGCTTCCTTGTCCTTAGTCCACAGGTTGAAGAGTGTAATTGTTCCATCTTTTCTCCTCAAAACCTTGCTCCAGAAACCACCATCATATTTCCACTCTTCAAACTCCTCAATCGAAATGTGAGTATCGCATTCAAACCCGGTTACGGCGTGGAACTCTTGCAATGAGAATCGAAGCGGTCTCCTCGCAAAGACAAACCATAGCTCGTGCTGTAAGAAAGTCACCAGCTCCCTACACAAGAAGCTGTGTATCACCCTCGCAGAGTATCCAAGACCATTCTCATGGAGCTTAAAAATCTGATGAAAAACCGGGTCTTTCTTCACGACATCCAACTCCTTTGGCAGCCACGCTTGGAACTTTCGGATTATGTAGTCGATCCTGCAGTTGTTGTTGATCTGAGTAACTCGGGGCTCCTCGCCCTCCTTAAAAAGCCTCTTCGGTAGCTCCTCAGACATAGCTACAAACCGTGACAAAATTATTAGTTCAACATGTAAAGGTTTCAATATCATCACACATGTAAAGGTTTCAATAATATCAACCAATCCgtgaaacaaaattattttaagaaacacggcaaatcattttaaaaaaaaatcaagctttaatggaaGAACACTTCGATTTCGTTTAATATGAGAATCTATAGATGAAATCCAATACCTTCTGTGAAGAATTGTGAGATTGAGAGGCGAAATTGATGGAAGAACACTTCGAAAATCGATTTGACCCGACGAAGAGGAAGAACGATTCGCAGCCGTTGTGTCTTCAGTGAGATCGAAAAGGATGGTGACGGAGACGAGAGTAGAGACCACGGGCTGATGAAACACCGACGAAGAACAGAGCTTCTCACCGTTGAACCCTAAATCGCCGTGGGAGAGCGACGAGTCTACGACGGAGAAGACAAAGAGAAAGGGGAATTAGGTTTGCGGCATCCCGCGTCTCCTTTTTTCccatttagtgttttttttattttttaatttttatagattttaattttaacattaaaatctattacgaaaattattataatttataatttaaattcaacaTAATTGGTAAATTAAGGGTACTTTGGTATTTTACAAGATCTAAAATcctattttcctaaaatatctTCTAGAAATCCTAATGTGACAAATCCAAGTTCAAAGTGTCCTATTTATCCAATTTTCCCTATAAATTATTACTCCCTTTTTAGCACTTTAAGTGATTTTTAAGGTTTTTGCacttaaattaagaaaatacaaacttCTATACAATTTATCttggttacataaaaatatcattaaatgaaattaattcaactaataagaaaaaaatcagtattttgCAATTggtaacaaaatttaaatgatattaaattttatctagAATAATGagaacatcaatttttttttgaaacaattttttttctctaaacacCATTTAAAGTGATACGGAAGGAGTAGTACTTTAATTTTTGTTCTCATAATGCATGTATTactaaaaattcttaaatataattatattaaaataatgaaattatcaatatctatttttctttcataaaatttaaattaatgaaatagtaAGATAATTAAGTATTATATTTATCGagtaaataaatgaaatattatcattatcTCAATACACttcctttttaagttttttccccaaaattatcacaaattttaaatttactttgtTAATTgcttaaatgttattttttttcgaAGTAATTTCATGAATGTTACTTGTTTAACGAGATAAAGAGGATTAAAAGagataaaaattcatttttatattattttattacctGAAATATTTGCTAATGGTTACATTTCATAGTTTTATAGATTACGTTgatgtttaaaagaaaaaaaattaactaaaaaaaagtaaaaaaaccaaaaatgaaaaagaatataaaaattaatttatcatattagtttttaaatttataatatatatgttaatatatatatatatatatatctgtaaGAGGATTATGTTCGCATGTATGGACACAAAAACATTGTTTTTATTACAATTTTGCGTTgtcaattataaattataatatttttgtgtgtAAGTGATTTTTAACTAATAATCTATGGATTGTAAATACTCGATgaattaaatacatattttctCTAAGtataaagttatttttatatgatgattttgttaaatatttttaaaaatttgtaagctttTAGTGTCGACGTGTAATGACAAGGACGCATATGATTGGCCAATCGACGTGTAAGATCGTCCAGGTGGCGCATTCTTAAGAAGGAAGCAGCGAATACAGAATTGGCAATGTATTTGTAATGTAGTCGTGACTAAAGTCTTGGAATACTCTATCCGCCttattaatatttcaaatttggcCGGCCTCTTcactttctccttctctcttccTTTACGGGCCCAAATCTaagtctctttgtctctctgTCTTTCTGTCTCTGTGTTCGAGATTCAGTTGAGATGATTTCCTTTGTTGGTAGAGCTCTGTTCGTTTCCGTCTTTCTTCTCTCCGCATGGCAAGAGTATGCAATTTTCTTCCACTCCTTCTAGATTTGCTCTTGTTACTCTCATTTCAAGATCTGCTTTTGTAtccttgagaaaaaaaaaatcaaaatttgtgtctaatatattaaaagaataaCTAAATTATGGCTATCTAGACATGAATCATAGCTTACTTAGTTTTGGGGAAAAAGTAGAAAACATATGGATTGTTGATGGTGTTGGATTTGGTAGATACTAAAAGCTATTTCCGGTTGgattttatttatgatttttttttcttaattagcTCCAAAGATTTGCTCTTTCTCTAATAGTTGAATTGATCTTTCATATTTCAGTTGACTATCTTGGCTTGGGTTCTATTTAATTAACACCTCTTCTTTCTCTGGAGCAGGTTCAATGATTTTGGGGATAATGGAGGTCGAGCAGCTAAATCTCTAAGACCAAAGTTCAATGCTTTTGTTAGTCATGTCACAACTCATACTGGCCAGCAATTGCCACCCATCGATGTAAGTGTCTTCTTCATGTCTAGTCTCTGGgccaaaaacaacaacaaccaaaatTTAATCTCGGATTGAGTCTTGTTGTTTTCTTTGCAGATGAAGCTTCTTGTTGCTGCTGCTATAGCCTTAAAGGGTATTGGTGGACTTTGGTTCGTTTCTGGCAGCTCCTTGGGAGCCTATCTCCTAGTATGTGGCCAACTCTTCCTATATTGAAATATTAGTATAAATAAATGAAGaggaaaaaaacatgttttaactCTACGAAATCTGGTTGCAGCTTCTTCATCAAGCTGTTGCCACCCCAATTCTTTACGATTTCTACAACTACGATGTCGAGAGAAAGGAATTTAGCCAACTGTTTTCCAAGTTTACTCAGGTTTAGCAAACTTGGTTTCTGAAAGATATATTGTGAGTTCCATATTCAATCTTTTATCATGCATGATCTGAGACTTTTCTATTATCAGAGCGTAGCACTCGTTGGGGCACTGCTCTTCTTTATTGGAATGAAGAACTCGAGGAGACATGGTAGGCAACTCCGGAAGAAGGCTCCAAAGGCTAAAGCAAATTAAAGAAAGagatcgttttttttttgttttttcagatTTTGTAGCACAATCGGGTCTGTATTTTGAGATTTCTATTTTGGAATCCAGACATTGTTTTAAAAGATGTAGGCAAAATCtttgcaaatcattttttgctTTATTCTTTCCCACTTTCGGTTCTCTCAGAGAGATACCGTTTCATTTTGAAtttaaactaaattaatatgtGACTTTTACGTTGTGGAAGTACCATCAGATCAACAACCtcttgaaaaaaaaaccattttcaCTTACTGATAATTCTCTGCACAGTTCCATTCACAGAGCCTCCTGGCCCTCCTCTTTAGGACCAACCACAGACTTGTAAGTAGCATTTCAGTGGATAGTAGTAATAGGAACTTATAATGGAATAATGTAACAACAACATGCTCTCgtagctcagttggttagagcACCCGTTTAGTAAGCGGGAGGTCTTGAGTTCAACTCTCAACGAGAGcatttctgttttctttttgatcCCCCCGGTCAAAAA is from Brassica napus cultivar Da-Ae chromosome A4, Da-Ae, whole genome shotgun sequence and encodes:
- the LOC125574823 gene encoding uncharacterized protein LOC125574823 isoform X1, which codes for MILKPLHVELIILSRFVAMSEELPKRLFKEGEEPRVTQINNNCRIDYIIRKFQAWLPKELDVVKKDPVFHQIFKLHENGLGYSARVIHSFLCRELVTFLQHELWFVFARRPLRFSLQEFHAVTGFECDTHISIEEFEEWKYDGGFWSKVLRRKDGTITLFNLWTKDKEAVKKWKNADRIRLIYLAIILCVVLARDEKANIPLKYIAVVMDLDRVRRYPWGVAAYDLLCKSIAKNRSQLKEKTTSYVLDGFSYALQIWAMEAVPKIGKLCGKKLDKGFKDGPRCINWMGAAKVSYEEIIRLEEIITPKDDIYPYISWTGNYDVVKAQAFRRDDDVEDDRIKVLMEMIKKGHDFSEHVWETEENEVISLSLDDESAVNDEASVNVEAAESDDDFQTPKGSKNVGSRSKRGKKRLPDRGMEKRKHKVLASGAKQAPFNEDMKAFMTQLFEHNFSGMEQRIQKQMAETFEQMRTELKQSRKEASVEVELGEPSPTKPSTSQAPLRRSTRGDGSETTFDVNYSEADDLGRGIGTQGVEGLSQTSYVPGFDPSQDKKEEDWWTPMTSVRGSVDNPVKKEKTEMNTAPPPSQWEKWCKRKGHGLQLSDSPLPEDASPQASLYYISEESWKGFTEWALKPIPLTIGPTCFNLSVATRVVSAGKWLGNEVMNLVLTFSEFIFLTLLICYIT
- the LOC106382955 gene encoding uncharacterized protein LOC106382955, with the protein product MISFVGRALFVSVFLLSAWQEFNDFGDNGGRAAKSLRPKFNAFVSHVTTHTGQQLPPIDMKLLVAAAIALKGIGGLWFVSGSSLGAYLLLLHQAVATPILYDFYNYDVERKEFSQLFSKFTQSVALVGALLFFIGMKNSRRHGRQLRKKAPKAKAN
- the LOC125574823 gene encoding uncharacterized protein LOC125574823 isoform X2 translates to MSEELPKRLFKEGEEPRVTQINNNCRIDYIIRKFQAWLPKELDVVKKDPVFHQIFKLHENGLGYSARVIHSFLCRELVTFLQHELWFVFARRPLRFSLQEFHAVTGFECDTHISIEEFEEWKYDGGFWSKVLRRKDGTITLFNLWTKDKEAVKKWKNADRIRLIYLAIILCVVLARDEKANIPLKYIAVVMDLDRVRRYPWGVAAYDLLCKSIAKNRSQLKEKTTSYVLDGFSYALQIWAMEAVPKIGKLCGKKLDKGFKDGPRCINWMGAAKVSYEEIIRLEEIITPKDDIYPYISWTGNYDVVKAQAFRRDDDVEDDRIKVLMEMIKKGHDFSEHVWETEENEVISLSLDDESAVNDEASVNVEAAESDDDFQTPKGSKNVGSRSKRGKKRLPDRGMEKRKHKVLASGAKQAPFNEDMKAFMTQLFEHNFSGMEQRIQKQMAETFEQMRTELKQSRKEASVEVELGEPSPTKPSTSQAPLRRSTRGDGSETTFDVNYSEADDLGRGIGTQGVEGLSQTSYVPGFDPSQDKKEEDWWTPMTSVRGSVDNPVKKEKTEMNTAPPPSQWEKWCKRKGHGLQLSDSPLPEDASPQASLYYISEESWKGFTEWALKPIPLTIGPTCFNLSVATRVVSAGKWLGNEVMNLVLTFSEFIFLTLLICYIT